AAAGCTAAAAACAtcccccaaaaaaacataaatatacaatttGAAATTACTCTTTGTTCAAACTATTGAATGGggtgatttgttttaaaacagaaatgcacacacatacacacacctggagGTTTCAGAGGCTTCGCTCCAGGCAGAGTTCCAGGTCCAGTTCCAGTGCCGGTAACTGCACCATAAGGAACTGAAGCGCAGAAAGGATAGAAGTAATACTCACTGCAATTTAAACCAAATCTATAAATGCTAAAATTATAAACATAGGGAACTTGCCTCCGTAGTTTCCACCATAGGGATATCCTCCTGCACCTATGGAGTTAAAGAGTTACAAGACTGAAGGTGTGAATTCAGAAGATTAAACAGAAGATTCTCCattacaatgaataaaaaactgtttgtaTTTATGCTAGTTTTATCCTCTCCAGCTACATCTTACTGTAAGTCCTATGAATTGTTTCATACATTATTAGACTTATTATTTGGAAAACTGAGATTAATCAAAGAATTCTGTTCCCAGCAAAaaccagagaaacaaaatcaattGATCTATCTTCCGATTCTGCTTATAAAAGCTGAAAGGGTTATGTGATATAGATTTTATATACATAGATCATTATCGTCATAATTATAGAtttccagtttgttgttttcattcaaagcCCACATTCAGTACGACAAagtgattgattgactgattgagtTAGACTAAATAATATGCAGAAACACCTTGGACTTGGTCTCGTGTCCATCACAGGTAAAATAGCGCAGAACAGCAAAAATGCACTAAAACTGCGAACCCACAGATACACAAAACTGATGAGTGTTCAGTCCATTGGTGGGATAATTGGGTGAAGAAACGTCTGATGCAGCTTTTGCTCATGTATTAACTGCTGGCTTTATTGATTAAAGCTGAGCCATTCACTGTCTAGACAAAATGTGCATGGtaagtacagtaaatacagccTGAGAACGATCTATAACATTGATTAgaatgtgaataaaaagtgtATTGGTATATGATAACGTCATTAGGGTGTTTTGATTATGAAATGACAAGGCTTTGCAGGAGGACTGAAATAAGCACACAAGCATTCAGTCATTTAACTGCATCATACAGTTGGGGTTGCATTTAGAAATTACCTTTATGCATTATCAGTACCTGGTGTATATATACAATTGATTTAACGTTGGTTTTGTGGCAAAGGAATGTGCAAGATCAACTGAATGAAGCAGGTTCACAAGCAGGAGATGTTATGTTGCCAAATTTAACATAAAACGGTACAAATAAATCACTTTTTTGCAGTAACAATAATTTAACAGAATGAGGAAGAGTTTGTTGTCTTTGGAAagtaaatattaatcatttatattcataCCTGGTACAAATGGTTTAGGTGCTTTGACACCTGTGCCAACACCAACACCTGAAAACAGCAGTGTTCAGAGTTATCATAGTCATAGGCTGTTGCAGCTAGACAAACAACTATAGTAgttgtatttgtctttgtctccacCATGTGGCCAGCAGGATGAATTGCACCTCAAGGCTAAAAAGAACAACATGGAGTTCCTGAATAAATAACAGTAAAGTGGCCCACCTCCAGGTTGTTGGACTCCAGTTGCAActaaatgagagaagagagttAAAGCGTGTCCAGTCTAACATTCCCTATTGTAAATGGACTAAAAATTAATGCAAATGAGccagaagacagaaaacatacaaCACAGAGAGTGAAACAATTTAAACTGTgggaaacagagcagagctcaTCCACAGAAAAAATCTTATGATGTCAGAAGCAAGGagatcagaaaaaaataataatgcaccCACATATGAaatcaaatactgtatatacagcaTTAACACTAAACACTAAAGGATGGTTTACCTAGTGGTTGCAtgatatataactatatatcaTATTTGTTTggtgaaataattaatttagaTCTGTTTATTTTGCTTTCTTTGTCACATGACCAGGTAAATAATGAGTGTGTCATCATGGTGTAACCTTACTCTTCTATGTGTTATATATTACTGGTCTCCTTGTGGGCTTAGtaactttcatttttatcatcattattatcataattcAGATTTCTTACACTTTAAAGGCCAAAGCAGCACATTTAGAGGAACAGTGCTAAACAAACGGAGGTTGTTTACGCTTACCAGGCTGTCCTTGTCCTGTGGCACCAACTAAAAACACAGGCAGACGTTACATCAATTAACCTCCGATACAAATATGACATCTGGTACAAATACAGCAGAATATTGTGAACTGATTAATTGCACATAATTAGTACACATGCAAAtgaacagataaataaataaatcaacaagaCTGCTCTTACCACCGGGAGACGGTCCAACACCTGCTCCACCTGTAACATATAAATACAAGGCTCTTAGAGTTTTGTTACGTATCTAAATAATAAATCGTTGAGTATTCTTTGGCATATTTCAACATGCGATAGAgatacattttttcacatatttaccAACACTTGTGCCagctgtgaaacaaaaaaaaagtaccatCATGTAAGCTATCTACAGTCAGTGTATATACAGTTTACTctattgtcatagtatagtatcaaTTAAATATAATCTCATATGTACTACTCACCACTAGGCTGAATAATTCCACCACCAACTGTATAAAATCAGGCAGGAATAAAAGTACATGAGAACAAGTTAAGACATACTATAGGATGAAATAAAGTAGCTGCAAATGTATGCACTTAATCTGAACCCACCGCCTGTTTTCACACATCCACCACAAGAGGACGAAGtgcaaaaaagaataaataaatagaaagtcACATTagtcaaaatgtcttttaaaatattgaatGTCAATGATTTTGTCTGTTTGGTCTGATTatattaataacaatgaaatatatatttgctCTAGATAGGACGAATAACAAACAGGGACTGAGGGCAAGACATacacctttcaaaataatataaaacagacatttaaaatgacaagaaaattgTGTCAAGACAGCAgacatacaaaacaacaatcTACTGAAAGGTAACATTCTATAGCAGGGGCTTCACACGTCATTtgatatatataattataaaaagTTTAGATAATACATAACATTACCATGTGACTTTGATGTCAacagttttatgacatttaaactCTATAAATATCACAGAAATCCCCCACTGTAGAACTAATGTACTATAAATGCAAGCATTCATATTGTCAAAAACAAACCTCTAAGAGCAAGCAAAGTCCCAGCATTAATCTAACACCACTTTCTGAATGTCTTCTCAATAAGTAAACTAGGTTTGCCATTATCCAAAAAATTACAGCTATGATATGATGAAAAGTAATGAAGCATAGTGAGCTGTTAGTGAAAAGGAGAGGAGCGCACAAGACAAGTACCgttgagaaaaagagacaacCTGTGGCCACTACTGACATACTGTAGTATTGGGGGAGTTGTAGGGGCCAGACAGGCTAAATCAACTCCTCTCTCAGCATTACATGAAGCCTATCGTCTAAACATTATGTCTGAAGCACAGCTGTCATGTGTAAATATTCTTGTATCCTGACTACACAATGCCAGTGTCCAAAAAATGGCAATATCATGTATTATATCTTGTGTAATgctgaaagaaaacactgactaCTGCCTGTCTTTACAGTCCCAAAACAGAATAgttgaaaaataatgaatgtatACTGAAGACAGTTTTCTATGGTTGTTCCAAACAGTATTCGAGAAGATGGACAATTCCCATTAAATCAGAAAATTTAAATTCCAAGATTTAATTTCTAGCCATATAAATTATGAGTATATTCCCATATTgtataattaaatacataaagacTTAGATTTAGACAAAGATGAAAATTTGCATCAATGTTTAAAACCCTGATGTAGAAATTCAAAACACTTAGAATAAACGAAAGATTCTTAAATGTCTCTTTTGGGACAGGAAATAATCACATGCACAAATACTGAGTGGACTGTCCCATACTACATCAGAGTAGAAAATACATTACAGCTCCACTGCAATTTTGATATATCTCAAATACCACAGATTTAACTTCATGGTCAAAGGTTTCATGCAAACAGCAAGTCTTACTGGGCTGCGGGACCTCTGGGGCCTTGCCAGTTGCGACAATAGGTGTAGACTCTGGCAAAAGACAACAGGTCGCAATTTCATCCACTTTGCTTTAAAACAGccgcagagtgagagagaccaGACAAGGCAGAAGCTGTAAGGGGCACCTTGATACTCCCACAGCTGGGAGGCTGTAAGCTGGAGGTGGTCAATAGCTGGTAGCACTCGATTTAGAAACAACATGTGAGTTTTGTGGGCAGAAATGGGTGAAGAAAATGTAGAGGGGATAAATGATGGCACAGTACTGGTGCGGTGACTCCAAGGTAGAGTGCCATTGCCAAATATAAGTGGATGCTGCAGCGGGGTAGCTGTCAGTCTGTTGTTTAAAGTGCTGCAAGGGGTTTGCTGAAGGAGTCTGGATGAGCCTCTCATggttaaagaataaataaataaatactgtacatatatcCTTTAAGGTTTTGGCAGTAAAATCCTCCTCCCATATGCTATACATAGCtactgcaaaagaaaaactgcaaaacacacataGACTGTACCTGGTTGAGGAGTTCCATCGGGAATTTGAACCTCTGCTGTGAAAGCAATGAAAAGATCATCAACAATGCACAACTTATAAAAAAGGCTCatctaaaaatatatgaaactgTATTCTAACACTTCACCTGGTTTTCCAGGAACACCTGTACCACCTGgtaacacaacaacagaacCATCTGGAACGCCACCGACGCCTGTACCTGGAGTAGCTCCTGGCACAGCTAGTCCTACTCCAGTGATGCCGCCTGCGAGAGGCACACAAGAGGTCAGCAAATTGATGCCACTGTTATCTGCTGCATTACAATACAGAAGAATACAAACTTCTACCCTACTACAGACTCTATTGTGGACTTCTGGACACTTGACCTCTTGTCTGACCTCTGTATAATTGTTGGATGTCATTTTGGGCTGCATTGACAGTAACTCCTGATACAGTCACCCAAGGCATAAGATATAATAAGAGACTGCATCTTTGCTTTTTGAGGTGGTTCTGGCTTTTTCAGGTCTATGTGTCTTTGGAGTCAAGTATGAAGGGGTGGGAAAAATTGTCAACAGATGCAAGTCTAAGGCCATGATGAGAGGGAAGAGGTGGATTGCTCCCTTTAGGTTGAGTCACTACCACAAGCAAAGGAGTCGAAGCACCTTGTAGTCTTATTCACGAATGAGGATAAACTTGAGCATGAGATTGACAGGAGGCTGGTGCTGCATTGGGAAGAGGCAGCCTAGCATGAAGGCTAAGCTTTCGATTTACCAGTCAGTCTACATTCCCTCAGCTATGGTCAGGAGTTTGGGGtaacaaccaaaacaatgagatcACAGATCCAGGCTGCTGAGGAATGTTATTCCTGCTGCCATATTTATCAGTATCTGCAGTAACGAAGTATCCCCCTCCTCCAGTTACTACCCCAGAtactcctcctgctcctcctgttccccTAGTCCCAATCCGGCACTAGGCCCTTGTCCTACTCAAACTACTTTAATTAAATACTACATTTACACATGCACTCTAACCACTGCTgctaaaaaaatttaattcaaatcCATAAATATGTGATGAAACAGTTTATGGTCcagaaagcataaaaatgattcAGATGATTCTTCATATtagttaaaaaatgtaaaaataatctcaaaaacaagaaaacatctcACCATACTTTGGAGGTTTGACTCCAGCACCAGCTCCATAACCTGTCAGGAAGTGACATaatgtctgtgactgaaaaTTCATCAGATCATATTGAATTATCAtaaaggaaacagcagagacactTGCATTGAACAAACTCTTTTTGTCTCCACTgatatatcattttaaaatctcaCCACCATAGCCGCCACCACCAGGTGGTATCTGACCGGCTCCTCCTGGAACTCCTCCTTGGCCTGCTCCTGGGACTCCTGTTGGGGAGAATTAAGATTGAACCTTATGAATGAAAGATTACTAAATTATAAAACCTTTgtgtgcaacatttttttttgtctagaaGCATGTTGTACATAAAAAATTATTGCACACATCAGCACGGCATAGGAGCAATAAGTCAGCCTACATCTTATAGAGTGTTAATCAATACACTATATGGAATAGTAAATCACAGTCTCACCATATTTAGGAGGTTTGGCACCAGCCGCCAAAGCTGCAACACAACATGTCCAGAAAAAGTTagatttaaaagtaataaaataattctCTCACTAATCATGTAGATTAAAAAGTTTCTGGGGGACGCTTACATCCATATCCTGGTAAAAATGGGActcctcccccaccaccaccatttgGAATTCCTCCTGCACCACCTGggcctttaatgtaaaaatgtatcatgtAATCATCTACATTCACTTAAAACACTATTTGCAATTTTTTTAAGTGCAATGTTTAGTTCCATTGTCCTTTCCAGAGTTTTAATTGTAGTTACCATATTTAGCAgctttagcagcagcagcagcagcagcagggtatCCTCCACCTCCCAGTCCACCTGTTCCACCTAGTCCCCCTACTCCTGTGAAGACAAATTTATTCCCAGTTAAAGCTGGTGATATGGTTTAATATGGTAATTTTTGCTTGTAATTAAACTTAGAGTATTGACAGCAATTCAGATCAAGTAACATGCTCTTTTTCCCCTGAGCAGATCTTGAAATTGCCAcagtttgtattaaaaataGCCCCTGCAGCTGAAGTGAGCCTCCTCCTTTTCATGTTCTACATAAACAGATGTATCACTTCCATTTCACTGGCTTTACATCTGAAAGTGTTATCAAGTAGGCTGCATTTAAGTTGTAATGGTGAATACCAGAGGGCATGGTTGGAGCATTGTCAAGACTGTAACTCCTGGTAGCAatgtcaaaactgtaaaataaacgATACAACAGCCACACTACTACTTGTGATCTTAACCCCGGTATTTAATCTCAGACTCTTTCAGGCTTCGTTCATGGCATACTTTCGTATTCTCTGCTCCACATATCATTGGGCTCTACACAGGAACCACATGACAAGTTCTGAGATTTGACAATAGAATTCAATTTTTACCGTATTTAGCTgctttggcagcagcagcagcagcagcagggtatCCTCCACCTCCCAGTCCACCTGTTCCACCTAGTCCCCCTACTCCTGTGAAGACAAATTTATTCCCAGTTAAAGCTGGTGATATGGTTTAATATGGTAATTTTTGCTTGTAATTAAACTTAGAGTATTGACAGCAATTCAGATCAAGTAACATGCTCTTTTTCCCCTGAGCAGATCTTGAAATTGCCAcagtttgtattaaaaataGCCCCTGCAGCTGAAGTGAGCCTCCTCCTTTTCATGTTCTACATAAACAGATGTATCACTTCCATTTCACTGGCTTTACATCTGAAAGTGTTATCAAGTAGGCTGCATTTAAGTTGTAATGGTGAATACCAGAGGGCATGGTTGGAGCATTGTCAAGACTGTAACTCCTGGTAGCAatgtcaaaactgtaaaataaacgATACAACAGCCACACTACTACTTGTGATCTTAACCCCGGTATTTAATCTCAGACTCTTTCAGGCTTCGTTCATGGCATACTTTCGTATTCTCTGCTCCACATATCATTGGGCTCTACACAGGAACCACATGACAAGTTCTGAGATTTGACAATAGAATTCAATTTTTACCGTATTTAGCTgctttggcagcagcagcagcagcagcagggtatCCTCCACCTCCCAGTCCTCCCGTTCCTCCTAGTCCTCCCGTTCCTCCTAGTCCTGCTGTGCCTCCTAGTCCCCCTACTCCTGTGAAGACAAGTTTATTCTCACTTTAAGCTGGTGATATGGTTTAATATCGTAATTTTTGCTGGTAATTAAACTTAGAGTATTGACAGCAATTCAGATCATGTAACatgctcttttttctctgagcAGATCTTGAAATTGCCAcagtttgtattaaaaataGCCCCTGCAGCTGAAGTGAGCCTCCTCCTTTTCATGTTCTACATAAACAGATGTATCACTTCCATTTCACTGGCTTTACATCTGAAAGTGTTATCAAGTAGGCTGCGTTTAAGTTGTAAGGGTGAGCACTAGAGGGCATGGTTGGAGCATTGTCAAGACTGTAACCATACCATACAACAGCCACACTATTACTTGTGATCTTAACCCCTCGCCATTTAATCTCAGACTCTTTCAGGCTTTGTTAATGGCATATCTTGGTATTCTCTGCTCCACATATCACTGGGCTCTACACAGGAACCACATCACAGGTTATGAGATTTGAGAATAGTATTACATTATTACCGTATTTAGCTGCTttggcagcggcagcagcagcagcagcagcagggtatCCTCCACCTCCCAGTCCTCCCGTTCCTCCTagtcctcctgttcctcctagTCCTGCTGTGCCTCCTAGTCCTCCTACTCCTGTGAAGATAAATTTATTCCCAGTTAATGCTGGTGATATGGTTTAATATGGTCATTTTTTCTGGTAATTAAACTTAGAGTATTGACAGCAATTCAGATCAAGTAACATGCTCTTTTTCCCCTGAGCAGATCTTGAAATTGCCAcagtttgtattaaaaataGCCCCTGCAGCTGAAGTGAGCCTCCTCCTTTTCATGTTCTACATAAACAGATGTATCACTTCCAATTCACTGGCTTTACATCTGAAAGTGTTATCAAGTAGGCTGCATCTAAGTTGTAATGGTGAGTACCAGAGGACATGGTTGGAGCATTGTCAAGACTGTAACCATACCATACAACAGCCACACTATTACTCGTGATCTTAACCCCGGCATTTAATCTCAAACTCTTTCAGGCTTGTTAATGACATATCTTGGTATTCTCTACTCCACATATCACTGGGCTCTGCTGCTAAGAATCCAGATCCACTCAGAGGAACCACACAACAAGTTCTGAGATTTGACAGTAGAATTCAATTATTACCGTATTTAGCTGCTttggcagcggcagcagcagcagggtatCCTCCACCTCCCAGTCCTCCTGTCCCTCCTAGTCCTCCTGTTCCTCCCaatcctcctgttcctcctagTCCCCCTACTCCTGTGGAAAACAAGTTTAtctgatatgtttttttaagtgtatttttggCAGTTCTTGCCTTTGACAGGAAGCATttgagaggcagacaggaaacatgaggaagagagaaaaaaggtcCCCTGGTGGAATCAAACAGCAACCATAGTGGTTGCAGGGCATGTGCTGTAACTATTCAGCTACCAAAGTGCAACACATATCACTGGGCTCAGCTGCTAAGAATCTGGATCCACTCAAAGAAACCACATAACAAGTTCTCAGATTTGATTATAGTATTCCATTATTACCGTATTTAGCTgctttggcagcagcagcagctgcagcagcagcagcagggtatCCTCCACCTCCCAGTCCTCCTGTTCCTCCCAATCCTCCCGTTCCTCCCAGTCCCCCTACTCCTGTGGGAAAACAAGTTTGTccaatatgtattttttaaagttcattttTGGCAGTTATTGACAGTCAGTCTGACTGTGACAGTCAGCAGTAGAAagagggaagacagagagaaaaaggtcCCCATAAAACAGCAGAGGTCATGGTTACAGGGCATGTTCTGTAACCATTCAGCTACCAAAGTGCAACAAACCTAACATTGTTTAAAGTACGGTGATCTTGCTTGATAATTTCTCAATCAATATAGACTGAGAACTAATGGTATTCcaacagaataataaaaaaatgaggcagcagaaacaaattacacaatttaatttcagttggactttttcaactgtccaaaacaaacatttgaataatttataaTTAAACAGATAATTAGACAGGATCTTAATCCCCTAAGAAATTACCATACCATATTTAGCAgctttggcagcagcagagtaTCCTCCGGGTCCTACTTGACCTCCTGCGCCCAATTGACCTCCTGCCCCTAATTGACCTCCTGCCCCTAATTGACCTCCTATTCCTGGGTGTGAGAGAGAAACCATTATTATAGGTAACACTTAAATCACACTGAGAACCTATTTAGTACTTTTGAAGCCATATGTATGTACAAATTTTAGAGCTCATAACCTAAGAATAATATTGAGTTGAAAAAAGTGCATATGATATTTCCATTTATATACCATACCATATTTAGCAGCTTTGGCAGCAGGGGAGTATCCTCCTGGTCCTACTTGTCCTCCTGCCCCTAGTTGACCTCCTGCCCCTAGATGACCTCCTGCCCCTAGTTGACCTCCTGCCCCTAGATGACCTCCTGCCCCTAGTTGACCTCCTGCCCCTAGATGACCGCCTATCCCTGTCcctgggagggagagagaaaccgTAATTAGAGCTAATACTCCATACTGAGTACATGTTTTGTACTTATGAAGATGTATGTGCATTTGATCTGAAAAAAGTGCATATGATAATTCCATTTATGCACGATACCATATTTAGCAGCTTTGGCTTGGAAACTTGGAATTCCTCCTGGTACTGCAATGGGTGCACCACCTGGTACTCCCCCTGGTACCCCACCTGGTACTCCCCCTGGTACTCCCCCTGGTACTCCCCCTGGTACTCCCCCTGGTACTCCCCCTGGTACTCCTGTCCAGGGAACCCCAATAGCAGAAACAGGTCAAGTGTGCAGAACAGAGATGTTCTACACAACATAAGGTACTATAAAGTAATAAGTTTTACTTGCATGTTAGGTGAATagataatgtgaaaaaagtgtgaGGATATGATTATAAATATACTTCTATTATATGCAAAAATATGAAAGTTCTCACCATATTTTGCAGCCTTAGACCCAGCTCCATATCCTGttgtaaaataattaaagatagggaatattatattttacaatagacattacattacatttagaatagaaaaaacagagataatAGCAATAGAAAgtatttttaattacttttttaagcTATGCAAGTGTGGCTctaaaacatttacaatgtCTTTGATTCAGGGTTACATATCTGTatatcagtatttttatgtATACTGCTAGATATTTTACCTCCTGGCACTTGCCCTGGATACAGTCCACCAACACCACCTACACCACCGACACCACCGACACCACCGACACCACCGACACCACCGACACCCCCAAGACCACCCAAACCTGGGGCAGACAGCACAGATATTAGTCAGATACAAATATGTTCAGTACTGCtgtaacacaacacatcacatgtttttcataagaaaacaaagcaacaataGGGAACATTGTCTTGGTAATGAATATGGTAGACTACCATATTTGGCAGCTTTAGCCTGAGCAGGTGAGATGCCTCCGGGCCCCACTCCTgcagaaagtaaaaatacattggGCATTTGTCTAAAAATTAGTCTTTTCTACCACTTTACTTCATATCAGTTAACAGCAgatttgcacaaacacacaccagttcCAACAGGATATCCAGGTATCGAACCAGGGCCACCTTTTCCTCCCGGCAGTCCAGCTCCACCAGTACCAAAGCCCCCATAACCTGAAACATTGTAATGTGACACATCAGTAACCTCTGCATTTCAACTGATGCCACAGTTAAGCTGAATCTttgtaaaaatgcaaacaagTATTTGTACCATAGGGAACTTTGCCACCTCCAGGTTTTGCTCCATAGCCACCTGAAGAAAATGATGGGGCAGAATGCAACAACTAT
The Seriola aureovittata isolate HTS-2021-v1 ecotype China chromosome 4, ASM2101889v1, whole genome shotgun sequence genome window above contains:
- the elna gene encoding elastin a isoform X11, yielding MANRNILLLFCGLFLLALIQPSLQGGVYVPPGAGIGPGGAGTGTGFFPGAAGGVPAGYKPAKAAVGGYGGGGHGVGPGGLVPGGVGPGGLGIAGQGGKAPKPGYGNLGAGGLGAGGFGAGGLGAGGFGAGGLGAGGFGAGGLGAGGYGGYGGGTGGFFPGAGQKAAKRGAGGHLLPQGGGGPGATGTGVVPAGVPVIPQTGLPGGAGGGAGKKAAKVPGVGVPGLYQGGLVPGKGFGGRGVLPGVATGTGLNPKSIGGGGQGPGGRGYGGPVQPGVFHGYPLKSPKVQGGYGAKPGGGKVPYGYGGFGTGGAGLPGGKGGPGSIPGYPVGTGVGPGGISPAQAKAAKYGLGGLGGVGGVGGVGGVGGVGGVGGVGGLYPGQVPGGYGAGSKAAKYGVPGGVPGGVPGGVPGGVPGGVPGGVPGGVPGGAPIAVPGGIPSFQAKAAKYGTGIGGHLGAGGQLGAGGHLGAGGQLGAGGHLGAGGQLGAGGQVGPGGYSPAAKAAKYGIGGQLGAGGQLGAGGQLGAGGQVGPGGYSAAAKAAKYGVGGLGGTGGLGGTGGLGGGGYPAAAAAAAAAAKAAKYGVGGLGGTGGLGGTGGLGGTGGLGGGGYPAAAAAAKAAKYGVGGLGGTAGLGGTGGLGGTGGLGGGGYPAAAAAAAAAKAAKYGVGGLGGTAGLGGTGGLGGTGGLGGGGYPAAAAAAAKAAKYGVGGLGGTGGLGGGGYPAAAAAAAAAAAAKAAKYGPGGAGGIPNGGGGGGVPFLPGYGSLAAGAKPPKYGVPGAGQGGVPGGAGQIPPGGGGYGGYGAGAGVKPPKYGGITGVGLAVPGATPGTGVGGVPDGSVVVLPGGTGVPGKPAEVQIPDGTPQPESTPIVATGKAPEVPQPIGGGIIQPSAGTSVGGAGVGPSPGVGATGQGQPVATGVQQPGGVGVGTGVKAPKPFVPGAGGYPYGGNYGVPYGAVTGTGTGPGTLPGAKPLKPPAAGGTGGGVGIPLAAGGYQGGYSPYLHGYGQGGLTYPSAVGLGGAGAGAGAKAPKPGYGNLGGGGGYQPGVGRVAPGYGGAYPPQYYQGGGLKSNCRQPGGYVPAPLTPQQAKAAKYGPLQGFLGGAGGGGVYRGGAAGCQGKYCGRRK
- the elna gene encoding elastin a isoform X1; protein product: MANRNILLLFCGLFLLALIQPSLQGGVYVPPGAGIGPGGAGTGTGFFPGAAGGVPAGYKPAKAAVGGYGGGGHGVGPGGLVPGGVGPGGLGIAGQGGKAPKPGYGNLGAGGLGAGGFGAGGLGAGGFGAGGLGAGGFGAGGLGAGGYGGYGGGTGGFFPGAGQKAAKRGAGGHLLPQGGGGPGATGTGVVPAGVPVIPQTGLPGGAGGGAGKKAAKVPGVGVPGLYQGGLVPGKGFGGRGVLPGVATGTGLNPKSIGGGGQGPGGRGYGGPVQPGVFHGYPLKSPKVQGGYGAKPGGGKVPYGYGGFGTGGAGLPGGKGGPGSIPGYPVGTGVGPGGISPAQAKAAKYGLGGLGGVGGVGGVGGVGGVGGVGGVGGLYPGQVPGGYGAGSKAAKYGVPGGVPGGVPGGVPGGVPGGVPGGVPGGVPGGAPIAVPGGIPSFQAKAAKYGTGIGGHLGAGGQLGAGGHLGAGGQLGAGGHLGAGGQLGAGGQVGPGGYSPAAKAAKYGIGGQLGAGGQLGAGGQLGAGGQVGPGGYSAAAKAAKYGVGGLGGTGGLGGTGGLGGGGYPAAAAAAAAAAKAAKYGVGGLGGTGGLGGTGGLGGTGGLGGGGYPAAAAAAKAAKYGVGGLGGTAGLGGTGGLGGTGGLGGGGYPAAAAAAAAAKAAKYGVGGLGGTAGLGGTGGLGGTGGLGGGGYPAAAAAAAKAAKYGVGGLGGTGGLGGGGYPAAAAAAAKAAKYGVGGLGGTGGLGGGGYPAAAAAAAKAAKYGPGGAGGIPNGGGGGGVPFLPGYGSLAAGAKPPKYGVPGAGQGGVPGGAGQIPPGGGGYGGYGAGAGVKPPKYGGITGVGLAVPGATPGTGVGGVPDGSVVVLPGGTGVPGKPAEVQIPDGTPQPESTPIVATGKAPEVPQPIGGGIIQPSAGTSVGGAGVGPSPGVGATGQGQPVATGVQQPGGVGVGTGVKAPKPFVPGAGGYPYGGNYGVPYGAVTGTGTGPGTLPGAKPLKPPAAGGTGGGVGIPLAAGGYQGGYSPYLHGYGQGGLTYPSAVGLGGAGAGAGAKAPKPGYGNLGGGGGYQPGVGRVAPGYGGAYPPQYYQGGGLKSNCRQPGGYVPAPLTPQQAKAAKYGPLQGFLGGAGGGGVYRGGAAGCQGKYCGRRK
- the elna gene encoding elastin a isoform X13, which codes for MANRNILLLFCGLFLLALIQPSLQGGVYVPPGAGIGPGGAGTGTGFFPGAAGGVPAGYKPAKAAVGGYGGGGHGVGPGGLVPGGVGPGGLGIAGQGGKAPKPGYGNLGAGGLGAGGFGAGGLGAGGFGAGGLGAGGFGAGGLGAGGYGGYGGGTGGFFPGAGQKAAKRGAGGHLLPQGGGGPGATGTGVVPAGVPVIPQTGLPGGAGGGAGKKAAKVPGVGVPGLYQGGLVPGKGFGGRGVLPGVATGTGLNPKSIGGGGQGPGGRGYGGPVQPGVFHGYPLKSPKVQGGYGAKPGGGKVPYGYGGFGTGGAGLPGGKGGPGSIPGYPVGTGVGPGGISPAQAKAAKYGLGGLGGVGGVGGVGGVGGVGGVGGVGGLYPGQVPGGYGAGSKAAKYGVPGGVPGGVPGGVPGGVPGGVPGGVPGGVPGGAPIAVPGGIPSFQAKAAKYGTGIGGHLGAGGQLGAGGHLGAGGQLGAGGHLGAGGQLGAGGQVGPGGYSPAAKAAKYGIGGQLGAGGQLGAGGQLGAGGQVGPGGYSAAAKAAKYGVGGLGGTGGLGGTGGLGGGGYPAAAAAAAAAAKAAKYGVGGLGGTGGLGGTGGLGGTGGLGGGGYPAAAAAAKAAKYGVGGLGGTAGLGGTGGLGGTGGLGGGGYPAAAAAAAAAKAAKYGVGGLGGTAGLGGTGGLGGTGGLGGGGYPAAAAAAAKAAKYGVGGLGGTGGLGGGGYPAAAAAAAKAAKYGVGGLGGTGGLGGGGYPAAAAAAAKAAKYGPGGAGGIPNGGGGGGVPFLPGYGSLAAGAKPPKYGVPGAGQGGVPGGAGQIPPGGGGYGGYGAGAGVKPPKYGGITGVGLAVPGATPGTGVGGVPDGSVVVLPGGTGVPGKPAEVQIPDGTPQPVGGGIIQPSAGTSVGGAGVGPSPGVGATGQGQPGVGVGTGVKAPKPFVPGAGGYPYGGNYGVPYGAVTGTGTGPGTLPGAKPLKPPAAGGTGGGVGIPLAAGGYQGGYSPYLHGYGQGGLTYPSAVGLGGAGAGAGAKAPKPGYGNLGGGGGYQPGVGRVAPGYGGAYPPQYYQGGGLKSNCRQPGGYVPAPLTPQQAKAAKYGPLQGFLGGAGGGGVYRGGAAGCQGKYCGRRK